In Halobacteriovorax marinus SJ, the following proteins share a genomic window:
- a CDS encoding radical SAM protein translates to MFMVFIKSSYHIIKRDKTMYDFPIEYDEPVFRPPSEGRSFLLQVTIGCSHNLCTYCNMYRSKKYRERELLEIEQELKKTHEYFQRLNYSPRRVFLCDGDALGASMDILRGSLRAIKELFPSVERVGVYATAQNMLDKSQEELEELKELGLSIAYLGLESGNDKVLHRIVKGNTAQDMIDGCEKLHLAGWDISIIGMLGIGGREFSNEHIADTAEIISKISPKYFSLLTTVAVRGTPLKRMVERGQFNMLTTKELTREMREIISNIEPSRGEILFRANHVSNQFPLGGSLKRDTSMILETLDEWLTQIPDGIYPETPQHML, encoded by the coding sequence ATGTTTATGGTATTCATCAAGTCTTCATATCATATTATTAAAAGAGATAAAACTATGTATGACTTTCCTATAGAGTATGATGAGCCAGTCTTTCGCCCCCCATCTGAGGGGAGGAGCTTCTTATTGCAGGTGACAATAGGTTGCTCTCATAATTTATGTACTTATTGCAATATGTATCGTTCAAAGAAGTACCGCGAGAGAGAGCTTTTAGAAATTGAGCAAGAATTAAAGAAGACTCATGAGTATTTTCAAAGGCTTAACTATAGTCCTCGTAGAGTCTTTCTCTGTGATGGAGATGCTCTAGGAGCCTCGATGGATATCTTAAGAGGGAGTCTTAGGGCCATTAAAGAGCTATTTCCAAGTGTTGAGAGAGTAGGCGTCTATGCTACAGCTCAGAATATGCTGGATAAAAGTCAGGAAGAATTGGAAGAGTTAAAGGAACTTGGACTAAGTATTGCTTATTTAGGCCTTGAAAGTGGTAATGATAAAGTTCTTCACAGAATAGTGAAGGGGAATACTGCTCAAGATATGATCGATGGTTGTGAGAAATTACACCTGGCGGGCTGGGACATTTCAATAATAGGAATGCTTGGAATTGGTGGTAGAGAATTTAGTAATGAACATATAGCAGATACAGCGGAAATCATTAGTAAGATATCTCCAAAATATTTTTCATTGTTAACAACGGTTGCGGTGAGGGGAACTCCTCTTAAGAGAATGGTTGAGCGCGGTCAATTTAATATGCTTACTACTAAAGAGCTCACTAGAGAGATGAGAGAGATTATCTCTAACATAGAGCCTAGTCGTGGTGAAATTTTGTTCAGGGCGAATCATGTGTCTAATCAATTTCCTTTGGGTGGAAGCTTAAAACGTGATACATCAATGATATTAGAAACTCTTGATGAGTGGCTTACTCAGATTCCTGATGGAATTTACCCAGAGACGCCGCAGCATATGCTTTAG
- a CDS encoding methylglyoxal synthase: MIKKTKNIALVAHDSKKPKLIEWCRENKEILSKHSLFTTGTTGTLIEKELGLSVTKYISGPLGGDQQIGAKISEGAIDLLIFFWDPLESMPHDPDIKALLRLATVWNIPLACNQTSADFLISSPLMAEDYQRDLEHLERYKKDRKILVSKS, encoded by the coding sequence GTGATTAAGAAAACCAAGAATATAGCGCTAGTCGCCCATGATTCTAAGAAGCCTAAACTAATAGAGTGGTGTAGGGAGAATAAGGAAATCCTATCCAAGCATTCCTTATTTACAACAGGAACAACTGGAACATTGATCGAAAAGGAATTGGGCCTAAGTGTGACTAAGTATATTTCAGGCCCTCTAGGCGGAGATCAGCAAATTGGTGCGAAGATTTCAGAAGGTGCGATTGATCTCTTAATTTTCTTTTGGGACCCTTTGGAGAGTATGCCTCATGATCCAGATATTAAGGCTCTTTTGAGACTGGCGACGGTTTGGAATATTCCTCTGGCCTGTAATCAAACGAGTGCAGACTTTCTCATCTCTTCGCCTTTAATGGCAGAGGACTATCAAAGGGACCTTGAGCATTTAGAGAGATATAAGAAAGATAGAAAGATTTTGGTTTCTAAGAGTTAG
- a CDS encoding NAD(P)/FAD-dependent oxidoreductase, with product MTEKIYETTVIGGGSAGIMAALRSVLNNDETLFFPGNQKNKKKSRAMWVRKVENIPGFLDFKQGINNPNKQAYDFLSNERFEKVFYPQLNTGVQSIEKDELGIFTLVDSNGQTWKTKYVILTTGMMDVQPFIEGDIRSIFPFANSQAIEYCVRCDGHHTHQNEIAVIGHTSSAAWVAIMINERYDIPNLTILTNGKSADFDEETSELIELYNINVVESEIVDFLGDKKEGKLEGFILESGDIIHAQNAFVSLGVIVYNELAKELGAKLDNRGFVVTDEKGQSSVENFYIAGDLRAGIKKQIYTAWDSAVDSADDINAKIRRERRQKQLLEFRTKKGDN from the coding sequence ATGACTGAGAAAATATATGAAACAACTGTAATTGGAGGAGGATCAGCTGGAATTATGGCAGCGCTAAGATCAGTGCTTAATAATGATGAGACACTCTTCTTTCCAGGTAATCAAAAGAATAAGAAAAAATCTAGGGCCATGTGGGTAAGAAAAGTTGAGAACATTCCAGGCTTCCTAGACTTCAAACAAGGAATAAATAATCCAAATAAACAAGCCTACGATTTTTTATCTAATGAGAGGTTTGAAAAAGTATTCTATCCTCAATTGAATACAGGTGTGCAATCTATTGAAAAAGATGAATTAGGAATTTTTACTTTGGTTGATTCCAACGGACAAACATGGAAAACAAAGTACGTCATTCTCACTACAGGTATGATGGATGTCCAACCTTTTATTGAGGGTGATATCAGATCAATTTTTCCATTTGCTAATAGCCAAGCGATTGAGTACTGCGTTCGTTGCGATGGACATCATACTCATCAAAATGAAATTGCTGTTATTGGCCACACAAGCTCTGCTGCTTGGGTAGCTATTATGATAAACGAGCGCTATGACATTCCAAATCTTACCATCCTAACAAATGGAAAGAGTGCTGACTTTGATGAAGAAACATCAGAGCTCATTGAACTCTACAATATCAATGTTGTTGAATCAGAAATTGTCGACTTTCTAGGAGATAAGAAAGAAGGGAAGCTTGAGGGATTTATTCTAGAGTCTGGAGATATCATTCACGCTCAAAATGCTTTTGTCTCTCTAGGAGTCATTGTCTATAACGAACTCGCCAAAGAGCTAGGTGCAAAATTAGATAATAGAGGCTTTGTTGTAACAGACGAAAAGGGTCAATCTTCCGTTGAGAATTTCTATATTGCTGGAGATCTTAGAGCAGGTATAAAGAAGCAAATCTATACTGCTTGGGACTCTGCTGTGGATAGCGCTGATGATATAAACGCCAAAATAAGAAGAGAGAGAAGGCAAAAACAACTCCTAGAGTTTAGGACAAAAAAAGGAGATAATTAG
- a CDS encoding response regulator, with amino-acid sequence MKRILIVDDEQVLADCLREEFEFLGHQVTVINDSSEAASALFTESFDIILLDIKMPKVNGVELFEQIKPHTDAKIVFLSAISDMMSHDPALQKADMILEKPFSVEDIKKIVDLAK; translated from the coding sequence ATGAAAAGAATTTTAATTGTAGACGACGAACAAGTTTTAGCCGACTGCCTTCGGGAAGAGTTTGAGTTTCTAGGTCATCAAGTCACTGTCATCAACGACTCCAGCGAAGCCGCCTCTGCTTTATTTACAGAAAGCTTTGACATTATTCTCCTAGATATTAAAATGCCCAAAGTTAATGGTGTTGAGCTCTTTGAGCAAATAAAGCCCCATACTGATGCTAAAATCGTCTTTCTTTCCGCAATAAGCGACATGATGAGTCACGATCCAGCATTACAAAAAGCAGATATGATCCTTGAAAAGCCATTTTCAGTAGAAGATATTAAGAAAATTGTAGATTTAGCGAAGTAG
- a CDS encoding response regulator, with translation MNILIVDDDQITSKLIEKRLKKRGFSTTTVHCGGDCLNLLREKNHGFDLILLDILMPDITGLEVMKELRETSSQVELPIIMTTSMKETEDIVKALKLGANDYVYKPVNMDILEARMKTHLSIKELNEQSVRQSELETANAMIVTYNHEINNPLTVAMGYLQKYELTGKLDDYDKIYSSLERVAEIVKKIEKVSTESSLDKDDYSQNFKMVKIK, from the coding sequence TTGAATATCTTAATCGTAGACGATGATCAGATCACATCTAAATTAATTGAAAAAAGGCTTAAGAAGAGAGGCTTTTCAACTACTACTGTTCATTGTGGAGGGGATTGTCTTAACCTTCTTCGCGAGAAAAATCATGGATTCGATCTCATATTACTAGATATATTGATGCCAGATATTACGGGCCTAGAAGTTATGAAAGAGCTTAGGGAGACTTCTTCTCAAGTTGAACTTCCAATAATTATGACTACATCAATGAAAGAGACCGAAGATATTGTTAAGGCCTTAAAACTTGGGGCGAATGACTACGTTTATAAGCCAGTTAATATGGATATTTTAGAAGCGAGAATGAAAACTCATCTCTCTATTAAAGAGCTCAATGAACAAAGTGTTAGGCAGAGCGAGCTAGAGACTGCGAACGCTATGATTGTTACTTACAATCACGAAATAAATAATCCACTAACAGTGGCCATGGGCTATTTACAAAAGTATGAGCTCACAGGAAAGTTAGATGATTATGATAAGATTTATAGCTCTCTAGAAAGAGTTGCAGAGATCGTTAAGAAGATTGAAAAAGTCTCTACTGAATCTTCACTCGATAAAGATGATTATTCTCAAAACTTCAAAATGGTTAAGATCAAATAA
- a CDS encoding tellurite resistance TerB family protein, whose translation MISESKFQMWRGTIALAQVDNHVSKEEKLWLDQHLKKIPFTKEQREILQNDFEKGIKLDDIFLNSLEPRERGMLVSFANTIFKRDGLAPEEEIVLSQLTGQIMGDLKVEELTSEVERMEEESHEEENIFKRLVTIITSLI comes from the coding sequence ATGATTAGTGAAAGTAAATTTCAAATGTGGAGAGGAACAATCGCTCTTGCACAAGTAGATAACCATGTTTCAAAGGAAGAGAAACTATGGCTCGATCAACATTTGAAAAAGATTCCTTTCACTAAAGAGCAGAGAGAAATTCTACAGAATGACTTTGAAAAAGGTATAAAGCTTGATGATATCTTTTTAAATTCACTAGAGCCAAGAGAGCGTGGAATGCTAGTCAGTTTTGCCAATACAATATTCAAACGAGATGGTCTCGCCCCCGAAGAAGAAATTGTTCTATCTCAATTGACAGGACAGATTATGGGAGATCTAAAGGTAGAAGAACTGACAAGTGAAGTGGAAAGAATGGAAGAAGAGAGTCACGAAGAAGAGAATATCTTTAAAAGACTAGTGACGATTATCACCTCTCTTATTTAA
- a CDS encoding alpha/beta hydrolase → MKMYILLIGFILSVSSFAQTGIYLSTGTRYDVSDIESIMDDVLMHNTTRRINIFVHGRGKHPEKGLGVMSELENMYGVSSIMFHWPSWKSAVERPVGNAISSSEDLYVFLNALNNYISEHPFKTFGLKFSLLVHSMGNIVFKEMMQNHYSSGSFKYNLFDTLILNAADVPVRDHQSWVDKIDFSKENFITYNDNDIVLFGSEQLDRFSDDFEEYEGTRLGKNVDKAVKKSNEERSNNAKYLNISKLTFTGHRHFITDLKKKNRELRSIFSRLIKGRRPYLNKRDGVYKVRENVYYFKHD, encoded by the coding sequence ATGAAGATGTATATTTTATTAATCGGTTTTATACTGAGCGTTTCATCTTTTGCGCAAACAGGTATCTATCTTTCTACAGGAACACGCTATGATGTTTCAGATATAGAATCTATTATGGATGACGTTCTAATGCATAATACTACGAGAAGAATTAATATCTTTGTACATGGCAGAGGTAAGCATCCAGAGAAGGGTTTAGGTGTAATGTCTGAACTTGAGAATATGTATGGTGTTTCCAGTATTATGTTTCATTGGCCATCTTGGAAATCTGCTGTTGAGCGCCCTGTGGGTAATGCTATTTCATCATCGGAAGACCTCTATGTCTTTTTGAACGCATTAAATAACTATATTAGTGAGCACCCATTTAAAACATTTGGATTAAAGTTCTCTTTACTTGTTCATAGTATGGGGAATATTGTTTTTAAAGAGATGATGCAGAATCATTATTCGAGTGGCTCTTTTAAGTATAATCTCTTTGATACGCTTATTCTAAATGCCGCAGATGTTCCGGTAAGAGATCACCAATCGTGGGTTGATAAGATAGATTTTTCAAAAGAAAATTTCATTACCTATAATGACAATGACATTGTTTTATTTGGTAGTGAGCAACTTGATCGCTTTAGTGATGACTTTGAAGAATATGAGGGAACGAGACTTGGAAAGAATGTTGATAAGGCAGTCAAAAAATCAAATGAAGAAAGATCGAATAATGCAAAATATTTAAATATCTCTAAATTAACCTTCACTGGGCATAGACATTTCATTACTGATCTTAAAAAGAAGAATAGAGAGCTTCGTAGTATCTTCTCTAGATTAATAAAGGGGAGAAGGCCTTACTTAAACAAACGTGATGGGGTGTACAAGGTTAGGGAGAATGTTTACTACTTTAAGCACGATTAG
- a CDS encoding RluA family pseudouridine synthase, which produces MEEVKKFIFKGKPKGKESITLLDFLDEVTSLSKSQIKKHAANGGIWIKKKGVGPLNRIRRVKTNLTSEDHIECHYDPNLPEVDMSLVQEIYKTKGWGVWYKPAGVLSQGTKFGDQASILRHVEKNVPNAYLIQRLDRETSGLMIIAYTDKVARIFTNAMKNRLIRKFYQAEVLGTLRQEQGEIAFDLDGKSAKTLYQVHEEFEQSTLLEIEIITGRFHQIRKHFEKIKHPVIGDPKYGRHNKNDDGLKLVAHKLELKDPITKKDHLFTLPEELRLF; this is translated from the coding sequence ATGGAAGAAGTTAAGAAGTTTATTTTTAAGGGAAAGCCCAAAGGAAAAGAGAGTATTACTCTTTTAGACTTCTTAGACGAAGTGACTTCTCTCTCAAAATCTCAAATAAAGAAACACGCAGCAAATGGTGGAATTTGGATTAAGAAAAAAGGTGTTGGTCCTCTCAATAGAATTAGACGAGTTAAAACTAATTTAACCTCTGAAGATCATATTGAATGCCATTACGACCCAAACCTGCCAGAAGTAGATATGTCTCTAGTGCAAGAGATTTATAAAACTAAGGGATGGGGTGTTTGGTATAAGCCAGCAGGAGTGCTTTCTCAAGGTACAAAATTTGGCGATCAAGCTTCTATCCTAAGGCATGTAGAAAAGAATGTTCCTAATGCATACCTCATTCAGCGACTAGATAGAGAAACTTCGGGGCTTATGATTATTGCATATACCGATAAAGTGGCGAGAATTTTTACCAATGCCATGAAGAATAGATTGATTAGAAAATTCTACCAAGCAGAGGTTTTAGGTACTCTTAGACAAGAGCAAGGGGAAATAGCTTTTGATCTCGATGGCAAGAGTGCCAAAACTCTTTATCAAGTTCACGAGGAATTTGAACAAAGTACACTACTTGAAATTGAAATTATCACTGGCCGCTTTCATCAGATTAGAAAACATTTTGAAAAGATCAAGCACCCTGTTATTGGGGATCCAAAATATGGTCGTCATAATAAGAATGATGATGGATTAAAACTGGTGGCCCATAAGTTGGAGCTCAAAGATCCAATTACAAAAAAGGACCACCTCTTTACATTGCCTGAAGAATTAAGACTTTTTTGA
- the lgt gene encoding prolipoprotein diacylglyceryl transferase, whose translation MDYYVHNLSPMAIEIGWFILPWYWLSYILGFFAVYFGMMLFSKNKKVHISKTLIHHYLSLGFLWLILGGRLGYIFIYNFSYYLKEPSKVFALWEGGMSFHGALIAVGLFSIYFARKYRIAFLSLTDGVSIFAPIGLFLGRGANFINGELAGRVSDVSWAVIFPKFYDNSPRHPSQLYEAFLEGFILFLIQFFWSSKRLEREGFSTGVFVLCYGMFRFFVEFFRNPDPQIGLYFGLITMGQILCSLMIILGLVLIVKSDRKSITPVEK comes from the coding sequence ATGGATTACTACGTTCATAATTTATCACCTATGGCCATTGAGATTGGCTGGTTTATACTACCTTGGTATTGGTTATCCTATATCCTCGGCTTTTTTGCTGTCTATTTTGGGATGATGCTCTTTTCAAAGAATAAGAAAGTACACATCTCTAAAACTTTAATTCATCACTATCTCTCATTGGGGTTTCTCTGGCTTATTCTAGGTGGGCGATTAGGTTATATCTTCATTTATAATTTTAGTTACTACCTTAAGGAACCTTCAAAAGTCTTCGCTCTCTGGGAAGGGGGGATGAGTTTTCACGGAGCTCTGATTGCCGTAGGGTTGTTCTCTATTTACTTTGCAAGAAAATATAGAATCGCCTTCCTTAGTCTAACTGATGGAGTTTCTATTTTTGCTCCAATTGGACTTTTTCTTGGGAGGGGAGCGAATTTCATAAATGGTGAGTTGGCAGGGAGAGTAAGCGACGTTTCTTGGGCCGTTATCTTTCCTAAGTTTTATGATAATTCGCCAAGGCATCCCTCTCAGCTTTATGAAGCATTCTTAGAGGGGTTTATTCTCTTTCTTATTCAATTTTTCTGGAGTTCTAAAAGATTAGAAAGAGAAGGGTTCTCCACTGGGGTCTTTGTTCTTTGCTACGGAATGTTTAGATTTTTCGTAGAGTTTTTTAGAAATCCTGACCCACAAATAGGACTCTACTTTGGTCTCATTACAATGGGGCAGATTCTTTGTTCGTTAATGATTATTCTAGGGCTAGTTTTAATTGTGAAGAGTGATAGAAAATCTATCACTCCAGTAGAAAAATAG
- a CDS encoding HAD family hydrolase yields MIILNKVPSPTEVTKLTDAKDIFFDMDGTLIDTELHHAKALRRTLDHFNVERDSSSEDLKKRFQGVADDKVFEFYKKELNTSVQKFLEIKNQKVIDIIDSEKEIITKEIRNLLQSLKLMGLRISLITASERKVTEFILQKEKVKELFDLVLTREDSTETKPSPRPYLDALNFYKITTKEAFIFEDSPTGLEAARASEIPFAKVTWFSNRA; encoded by the coding sequence ATGATTATTCTTAACAAAGTCCCAAGTCCAACAGAAGTTACTAAGCTTACAGATGCTAAGGATATTTTCTTTGATATGGATGGCACTCTAATAGACACTGAACTCCATCATGCAAAGGCCCTAAGAAGAACTCTCGATCACTTTAATGTTGAGCGAGACTCCTCTTCAGAAGATTTAAAGAAAAGATTTCAAGGAGTAGCAGACGATAAAGTTTTTGAATTCTATAAAAAAGAACTCAATACTAGTGTTCAGAAATTTCTCGAAATAAAGAATCAAAAAGTCATTGATATAATCGATTCAGAAAAAGAGATCATAACGAAAGAAATCAGAAATTTACTTCAATCTTTAAAGCTTATGGGACTTAGAATATCTCTGATCACTGCTTCAGAGAGAAAAGTTACTGAGTTTATTTTACAGAAAGAAAAAGTTAAAGAGTTATTTGACCTTGTTTTGACTAGAGAAGATAGCACTGAGACCAAGCCTAGTCCTCGCCCCTACTTAGATGCTTTAAACTTCTACAAGATCACAACAAAAGAAGCATTCATTTTCGAGGATAGTCCTACTGGTTTAGAAGCAGCAAGGGCAAGTGAAATTCCCTTTGCCAAGGTAACTTGGTTTTCTAATCGTGCTTAA
- a CDS encoding AI-2E family transporter, whose translation MKDTYDRINNVCLVILTFIAFTGALIYTKSILIPFVISLFIFSVSGPSIDWFETKLKAPRFLAVALTMGIFILSSFVVSLFIVKSLNAFIDGIGDYHIRFTLAVDSVVAFLNSYSIEINPEMIKDTVRNLPVLSLVKKFSGGLVNFVSNSVLIIIMVLFLIAGEGVTKIKNDMVKQVHYKISKYVATKFFMSFITAVIVGILLFSLKVDLAFMFVILTFLLNFIPSIGSIIAVLIPLPVLFLQFGAGWELVTVMSISSAIQFCIGNVIEPKIMGENLGLHPIVILLFLLFWGLVWGIPGMFLAVPMTAVMKIVLSRIETTKTLAELLGGKLPNNI comes from the coding sequence TTGAAAGATACATACGATCGTATTAATAACGTTTGCTTAGTGATTCTAACCTTTATCGCTTTTACTGGCGCTCTTATTTATACCAAGTCTATATTAATACCATTTGTGATTTCTCTATTTATATTCTCAGTATCTGGTCCTTCAATAGATTGGTTTGAAACAAAGCTCAAGGCCCCGAGGTTCTTAGCTGTGGCCCTGACTATGGGGATTTTCATACTAAGCTCGTTTGTTGTAAGTCTCTTCATTGTTAAAAGTCTTAACGCTTTTATTGATGGAATAGGGGACTACCATATCCGCTTTACTCTTGCTGTTGATTCAGTAGTGGCCTTTCTAAATTCTTATAGTATTGAGATAAATCCTGAGATGATTAAAGACACAGTAAGAAACTTACCAGTGCTCTCTCTTGTAAAGAAGTTCTCTGGGGGGCTAGTAAACTTTGTTTCCAATTCAGTCTTGATTATTATTATGGTCTTATTCTTAATTGCTGGTGAGGGCGTTACAAAAATAAAGAATGATATGGTTAAGCAAGTACATTATAAAATCTCTAAGTATGTAGCGACTAAATTCTTTATGTCTTTTATTACAGCAGTTATTGTTGGGATTTTACTTTTCTCTTTAAAAGTAGATCTTGCTTTTATGTTTGTTATTTTAACTTTCCTCTTAAACTTCATTCCAAGTATCGGATCAATTATTGCCGTTTTAATTCCACTTCCTGTGCTCTTCTTACAATTTGGGGCCGGATGGGAGCTGGTTACAGTAATGAGTATTTCTAGCGCTATTCAATTTTGTATTGGAAATGTCATTGAACCAAAGATTATGGGAGAGAATTTAGGATTACATCCTATTGTGATACTTTTATTCTTATTATTCTGGGGACTCGTTTGGGGGATTCCTGGAATGTTCCTTGCTGTCCCTATGACGGCCGTGATGAAGATCGTTCTCTCTAGAATTGAGACTACGAAGACATTGGCAGAGCTGCTGGGTGGGAAACTTCCAAATAATATTTAA
- the serS gene encoding serine--tRNA ligase — MLDIKFIRENLDTVKNAAKVKNIDFNFDLLLDLDRDITELKGKVQELQEKRNSHSKKIPKASAEERPALIEEGRAIGTELDAIKPSLTEKELELRNLLLQAPMIPSPDAPIGNDENDNVEVKKHGELPQFNFKPLDHVEILEKQNWAEFEKIAAVSGSRSYSLRNDMVLLEMAMHRYALEKLQSKGFTLVSTPSLAREEALVGTGHFPTGRDQVYYLPEDDLYLSGTAEVQLNSLHSKDILSEDKLPILYAGYSPCFRREAGSYGRDVRGLIRVHQFMKVEQYVICKNSPEESNKWHKILLETSEEIVQDFELPYRIVECCTGDMGTGKVRMYDIECWVPSEQKYRETHSCSQLHDWQSRRTNTRYRDNDGKVQFVHTLNNTAVATPRTLVPFLECHQQEDGRVRIPEKLRPYLGGAEFLGK, encoded by the coding sequence ATGTTAGATATCAAGTTCATTAGAGAAAATCTAGACACCGTAAAGAATGCAGCCAAAGTTAAGAATATTGATTTCAATTTTGATCTACTCCTAGACCTAGATAGAGATATCACAGAATTAAAAGGAAAGGTTCAAGAGCTTCAGGAAAAGAGAAATAGTCACTCTAAGAAAATTCCTAAGGCCAGTGCTGAAGAGAGACCAGCTCTCATTGAAGAGGGGAGGGCCATCGGAACTGAGCTCGACGCTATTAAGCCATCTCTAACAGAGAAGGAATTAGAACTTAGAAATTTACTTTTACAAGCGCCAATGATTCCATCTCCAGATGCTCCTATTGGAAATGATGAAAATGATAATGTTGAAGTTAAGAAGCACGGAGAACTTCCTCAATTTAACTTCAAGCCACTTGATCATGTGGAAATTCTAGAAAAACAAAACTGGGCAGAGTTTGAGAAAATTGCTGCTGTAAGTGGGTCTAGAAGTTATTCACTAAGAAACGATATGGTTCTACTTGAGATGGCCATGCATAGATATGCATTAGAGAAGCTTCAGAGTAAGGGCTTTACACTTGTGTCTACGCCATCACTTGCGCGTGAAGAGGCCCTCGTTGGAACAGGTCACTTTCCGACAGGAAGAGATCAAGTTTACTACTTACCAGAGGATGACCTCTACCTTTCTGGTACAGCAGAAGTGCAACTTAACTCACTTCATTCAAAAGATATCTTAAGTGAAGATAAACTGCCAATTCTCTACGCTGGTTATTCACCGTGCTTTAGAAGAGAGGCGGGAAGCTATGGTAGAGATGTTAGAGGTCTTATTAGAGTTCACCAATTTATGAAAGTTGAACAATATGTCATCTGTAAGAACTCACCTGAAGAGTCTAATAAGTGGCATAAAATTCTTTTAGAAACATCTGAAGAGATCGTTCAAGACTTTGAACTACCTTACCGTATCGTTGAGTGTTGTACTGGAGATATGGGAACAGGGAAAGTTCGTATGTACGATATTGAATGCTGGGTTCCTTCGGAACAAAAATATAGAGAAACACATAGTTGTTCTCAGCTCCATGACTGGCAATCTCGTCGAACGAATACTCGATATAGAGATAATGATGGCAAGGTTCAATTTGTTCACACATTAAATAATACTGCTGTGGCCACACCGAGAACTTTAGTTCCATTCTTAGAGTGTCATCAACAAGAAGATGGAAGAGTAAGAATACCTGAGAAACTTAGACCGTATTTAGGCGGAGCAGAGTTCTTAGGAAAGTAG
- a CDS encoding DUF2489 domain-containing protein, with protein MSTLIFFLAKRIQKDTDIANESIRKTREKEKFILESLDIIAKAISQEQCEISEGCIRIRMLIGRSKMLDSKKSDYQVFFKMYEELKDFKTHEKRNELAKQDRMQEDMKRFQIENQYHEQFLMAVTKLHEDVKELL; from the coding sequence TTGAGTACACTGATCTTTTTCTTAGCGAAGAGAATTCAAAAGGACACAGATATTGCGAATGAGAGTATTAGAAAGACTCGTGAAAAAGAGAAGTTTATTCTCGAGAGCTTAGATATAATCGCGAAGGCCATTTCTCAGGAGCAATGTGAGATCTCCGAAGGCTGTATCAGGATACGCATGCTAATTGGTCGCTCAAAGATGTTAGACTCTAAGAAGAGTGATTACCAAGTTTTCTTTAAAATGTATGAAGAGCTAAAAGATTTCAAAACTCATGAAAAGAGAAATGAGTTGGCCAAACAAGATAGGATGCAAGAAGACATGAAACGTTTTCAAATTGAAAATCAATACCATGAACAATTTCTTATGGCCGTTACGAAATTACATGAGGATGTTAAAGAACTTCTATAG